The following are from one region of the Staphylococcus schleiferi genome:
- the galE gene encoding UDP-glucose 4-epimerase GalE produces the protein MSLLVLGGAGYIGSHCVDQLVEAGHEVVVVDNLVKGHRQAVHEAAKFYEGDIRDASFLNQVFEQEQIEGVFHFCAFSLVGESVTMPLEYFNNNVYGLQVLLEVMRAHDVQYIIFSSTAAVYGEPEVIPIEETAKKAPTSPYGESKLMMEKMMRWCHEAYGIRYAALRYFNVVGAKADGSIGENHHPETHLIPVVLQVALGQRDKLNVFGDDYDTPDGTPIRDYLHVTDLITAHILAFNYLKEGGESGAFNLGTNHGYSVKEILNAAREVTGCEIPAVVAPRRAGDPSKLVASSEKATQRLGWTPQHDDIHEIIATAWQWHQSHPNGYENV, from the coding sequence ATGTCATTACTTGTCTTAGGAGGCGCCGGTTATATAGGAAGTCACTGTGTTGATCAGTTAGTGGAAGCGGGCCATGAAGTTGTCGTTGTTGATAATTTAGTGAAGGGGCATCGCCAAGCTGTACATGAAGCAGCAAAATTTTATGAAGGAGACATACGTGACGCAAGTTTTCTCAATCAAGTATTTGAGCAAGAACAAATAGAGGGTGTTTTTCACTTTTGTGCCTTTTCGTTAGTTGGAGAATCTGTAACCATGCCGCTCGAATACTTTAATAACAACGTGTACGGCTTACAAGTGTTACTCGAAGTGATGCGTGCACATGATGTACAATATATTATCTTTAGTTCGACAGCAGCAGTATACGGTGAACCAGAAGTGATTCCAATCGAAGAGACTGCTAAAAAAGCGCCTACGAGTCCTTACGGTGAAAGTAAGTTAATGATGGAGAAAATGATGCGATGGTGTCACGAGGCATACGGTATCCGTTATGCTGCTTTACGTTACTTTAATGTAGTAGGTGCAAAAGCGGATGGTTCCATTGGTGAAAATCATCATCCGGAAACGCATTTAATCCCTGTCGTGCTTCAAGTGGCTTTAGGTCAACGAGATAAATTAAACGTGTTTGGCGATGATTATGATACACCAGATGGAACACCGATTAGAGACTATTTACATGTGACGGATTTGATCACTGCGCACATACTTGCTTTCAATTATTTAAAAGAAGGTGGAGAGAGTGGTGCGTTTAACTTGGGAACAAACCACGGTTACTCCGTTAAAGAAATTTTAAATGCTGCTCGTGAAGTGACGGGTTGTGAAATTCCAGCAGTTGTTGCACCACGACGTGCAGGCGATCCAAGCAAACTGGTTGCTTCTAGTGAGAAAGCAACGCAACGATTAGGTTGGACACCCCAGCATGACGACATTCATGAAATTATCGCAACGGCATGGCAGTGGCATCAAAGTCATCCGAATGGCTATGAGAACGTATAG